Below is a genomic region from Tepidiforma bonchosmolovskayae.
CCTACCTCGTCTACCTCCCGCCCTCGGCAGGGCCGGCAGCGGAGCCGATGCCGCTCGTCCTGAACTTCCACGGCCTCGGCAGCACCGGCGCCCAGCAGCACGTCTACGGCGGCTGGGTCCCCATCGCCCAGCGCGAAGGCTTCGTCGTCGTCAGCCCCAACGGCGTCCAGAACTCCTGGCTCATCGCAGCCGGCCTCGATGACATTCAGTTCGTACGCGACCTCGTCGCCGCGCTCGGCAACGAGCTCTGCCTCGACCCCGGCCGCATCTACGCCACCGGCATGTCGAATGGCGGCTTCATGTCCACCACGCTCGCCTGCCAGGCCCAGGACCTCATCGCGGCCATCGCCCCGGTCTCCGGCGAATCGGCGCCCGGCCCCGGCTGCGGCGGCCGTCCCGTGCCGCTCGTCCTCTTCCACGGCACCGATGACGCCGTGGTGCCCTACCAGGCCGGGACCATCAACGCCGGCGCCGTTTCGGGAACGCCCTTCCCCGGCGTAGCTGCCGTGCTCGGCGAGTGGGCGAAGCACAACGGCTGCAGCGATGCGCCGCCGGTCGAAACCCGCATCGCCGCCGACGTGGTCAAAGTCGAATACCAGAGCTGCCGGGCGCCCGTGGTGCACTACCGGGTCGAGGGCGGCGGCCACACCTGGCCCGGCGCGGTGCCCGTGCCGCGGCTCGGCGCCACCACCACCTCCATCAGCGCCAGCGACATCGCCTGGGAGTTCTTCAAGGCGAACCCCCGGACGCCGTAACGCCCCGCCTCAGCCGTAGACCGGACGTCCCCCGCCCTCCGCGCCCCCGCGCGCCTGGCGGAGGTCGGCTGCCGCCTGGGCTGCGAGCGCGCCGGCATCGCCGCTCACGGTGATCATCTGGAAGCCCGCCGCTGCGTGCTTCGCCGCCAGGCCCGCGTACGCGTGGATGCCCGCCACGATGCCCCGCTCCCGGCAGGCCGCCGCAATCCGCAGCCGCGCGGCCTCGAACTCACCCTCATTGTCCATCCGCGGCGGCAGCCCGAGCGTGATGCTCAGGTCGGCCGGCCCGACGTACACGGCATCGATGCCCGGCACGGCGAGGATCTCGTCCAGCCGCTCCAGCGCCTGCCGCGTCTCGATCATCGGGATGCAGGCCACCTCGCGGTTCGCCCCCGCGAAGTAGTCCGCCCCGGCGTAGTAGGCCGCCCGCGTCGGCCCGAAGCTGCGGTACCCCTCGGGGTAGTAGCGGCAGGCGCCCACCGCCTGGCGGGCCTCCTCCGGGCTGTTCACCATCGGGATGATGACGCCCATCGCCCCCGCATCGAGCACCTTGCCGATGATCCCAGGCTCGTTCCAGGGCACCCGCACAAACGGCACCGTCTCCGTCCCGCCGATGACCTGCAGCATCGCTACCGCCGCCTGGTAGTCGACCACGCCGTGCTGCATGTCGATGCACAGCCAGTCGAACCCCTGGTGGGCCATGACCTCGGCCGTAAAGGTGTTCGCAATCGAGAGCCACC
It encodes:
- a CDS encoding alpha/beta hydrolase family esterase; translated protein: MFRRGRLLALLALLLVALGISLGACTGADEPAAPAPSPSPTEAPASPSPSPAPSPAPAPALRGTPGCRQPLPADLKAGETASRTLQSAGRTRTYLVYLPPSAGPAAEPMPLVLNFHGLGSTGAQQHVYGGWVPIAQREGFVVVSPNGVQNSWLIAAGLDDIQFVRDLVAALGNELCLDPGRIYATGMSNGGFMSTTLACQAQDLIAAIAPVSGESAPGPGCGGRPVPLVLFHGTDDAVVPYQAGTINAGAVSGTPFPGVAAVLGEWAKHNGCSDAPPVETRIAADVVKVEYQSCRAPVVHYRVEGGGHTWPGAVPVPRLGATTTSISASDIAWEFFKANPRTP
- a CDS encoding HpcH/HpaI aldolase family protein is translated as MRTNTVKQRWARGEVTFGGWLSIANTFTAEVMAHQGFDWLCIDMQHGVVDYQAAVAMLQVIGGTETVPFVRVPWNEPGIIGKVLDAGAMGVIIPMVNSPEEARQAVGACRYYPEGYRSFGPTRAAYYAGADYFAGANREVACIPMIETRQALERLDEILAVPGIDAVYVGPADLSITLGLPPRMDNEGEFEAARLRIAAACRERGIVAGIHAYAGLAAKHAAAGFQMITVSGDAGALAAQAAADLRQARGGAEGGGRPVYG